A single genomic interval of Aedes aegypti strain LVP_AGWG chromosome 1, AaegL5.0 Primary Assembly, whole genome shotgun sequence harbors:
- the LOC5578273 gene encoding protein toll: MKRIRKIVFIARHALLFMLKQSTMKRFVVVSFVLNLVLALAQQNQDYVIGAELLNRPSATSSDSDKFSCPEAHPFVDCSCMHAIIDYEIQCPIVNPEIIVKIKPEAYAQIQCYDRHDLSVLPSLKSGNTTQVKVIHCPLPEDKSILQLVSFLGVENVKDFWYQNYGKSVEVQLSRSHFAGMQGLEKLFLSAGIDYIQQDLFTDLRNLKWLVLQGNNLTRLGNVFNSLIDLIILELGANQITDLDAGFLQKQSKLRHLNLWHNEIRKVSKDMFRGAESLEELDLSVNLIKYLEPDVFDELPLLSTLNLGFNQLQSIPKGLLSSNHLMKEFRMINNQGQMDVLPDELFGNLPNLITVILSRNRFFEIPSSLFIGSSAIQHIDLSYNNLRFLPEQLLRDQHWLQHLNVANNRLEIIPDELLENTSELTFLDLSFNRLQNISAKAFASLDKLIELHLENNGILEIDLFAFSAVGNLQSLFLQNNHLQYEDSTDKSPFQYLNNLRVLNLKNNSISAILHDWNYNALQLHELDLSHNKFTRLTYLNLHFISRDIRIDLTHNQISRVDMSGFRIPSASKQPRKTGKIWVNLNANPLDCSCSALSFIQYIQDPSSSVRRIQFSTRELHCLAPENLNGTKVSIVPLADLTCRLDQPRCPEECHCSQRPIDLTVVVNCTGRGLIRIPQLPHPETFGYSSIELHIDNNSINELPTEGLSAVSMLFTRNNSISQLKNLPSNLRVLDVSMNRLTTLDAITIQALNGSLPLERLHLGSNPWQCDCSSAPFLDFVQQTYQLIADTIHITCPNGQRLVAFSVVELCKERWIMIVAVSLSILVLGLFVGISTALCFAYNNEIKIWLFKRNLLMCWVTEQEVDKDKQFDAFISYSHHDEDFVANHLVPTLEQPPMNFRTCWHVRDWTPGELITEQMTQSISESRRTIVVLSKGFLESVWARMEFRTAHLNSIAERRSRVIVILYEHFGDIEQLDADLKAYLRTNTYIRWGDPWFWDRLQYAMPHAPRIRGVKELRCARSYELGLFEDRMEMSKSQIIAYDAFRGYLNPTLSRSIGRSLEEFDGDGNFEGVDALDSRCFDELIIIITKESEV; this comes from the coding sequence ATGAAACGTATTCGTAAAATTGTTTTCATCGCTCGACATGCGTTACTTTTTATGCTGAAACAGTCCACAATGAAGCGTTTCGTCGTAGTTTCGTTCGTTTTGAATCTGGTGCTCGCCTTGGCTCAACAGAACCAAGACTACGTTATTGGAGCAGAATTACTCAACCGACCAAGTGCCACCTCGAGTGATAGTGATAAATTCTCCTGCCCAGAAGCGCACCCGTTTGTCGATTGCAGCTGTATGCACGCCATCATCGATTACGAAATTCAGTGTCCAATTGTGAACCCGGAAATAATCGTGAAGATCAAGCCGGAAGCATATGCCCAAATACAGTGTTACGACCGGCACGATCTTAGTGTTTTGCCGAGCCTAAAGTCAGGGAATACAACGCAAGTCAAAGTGATTCATTGTCCGCTGCCGGAAGATAAATCGATTCTGCAACTGGTTAGTTTCCTGGGAGTGGAAAATGTGAAAGATTTTTGGTATCAAAACTACGGAAAAAGTGTTGAAGTGCAACTGAGTAGATCGCATTTTGCCGGAATGCAAGGCCTTGAAAAACTATTTCTCAGTGCCGGCATAGACTACATCCAGCAGGACCTGTTTACTGATTTGAGAAATTTAAAGTGGTTAGTGTTACAAGGAAATAATCTTACGCGATTGGGAAATGTGTTTAATAGCCTGATTGACTTGATTATACTGGAACTTGGAGCGAATCAGATAACTGATCTAGATGCAGGATTCTTGCAAAAGCAATCCAAACTGCGGCATCTGAATTTGTGGCACAATGAAATTCGAAAAGTTTCAAAAGATATGTTTCGTGGAGCAGAGTCACTCGAAGAGCTAGATTTGTCCGTCAACTTAATCAAGTATCTAGAACCAGATGTTTTTGATGAGCTGCCTCTGCTATCTACACTGAACCTAGGTTTCAATCAACTTCAGAGTATTCCGAAGGGTTTACTTTCTTCTAATCACCTCATGAAGGAATTCAGGATGATAAATAATCAAGGGCAAATGGATGTTCTTCCGGATGAGCTGTTTGGAAATCTACCAAACTTGATCACCGTGATACTCAGTCGAAACAGGTTCTTTGAAATCCCATCCTCGTTATTCATCGGATCTTCAGCTATTCAACACATCGACCTTAGCTACAACAACCTACGATTCCTTCCTGAACAACTGCTACGTGATCAACATTGGCTACAGCACCTCAATGTAGCTAACAACAGACTAGAAATTATACCCGATGAACTATTGGAGAACACATCTGAACTTACATTTCTTGATTTGTCATTCAACCGGCTGCAGAACATCTCAGCCAAAGCTTTTGCATCGCTGGATAAACTCATTGAGCTCCATCTAGAGAACAACGGAATTCTTGAAATTGATTTGTTTGCCTTTTCTGCTGTCGGAAATTTACAAAGTCTTTTTCTACAAAATAATCATCTACAGTATGAAGACAGCACGGACAAATCTCCATTCCAATATCTGAACAACTTACGTGTTCTAAATCTCAAGAACAACAGCATTAGTGCCATCCTGCACGACTGGAACTACAACGCTCTTCAACTCCATGAACTGGATCTAAGCCACAACAAATTCACCCGGTTGACCTATCTCAATCTTCACTTCATATCCCGGGACATCCGGATTGACCTCACGCACAACCAAATCTCCCGAGTCGACATGAGCGGTTTTCGTATTCCATCAGCTTCCAAACAACCCCGCAAAACGGGAAAAATCTGGGTCAACCTCAACGCAAACCCACTGGATTGTAGCTGCAGTGCATTATCGTTCATCCAGTACATCCAGGACCCCAGCTCTTCCGTTCGACGAATTCAGTTTTCCACAAGAGAGCTCCATTGTCTTGCACCGGAGAATCTCAACGGCACAAAAGTGTCCATAGTTCCACTTGCGGATCTCACATGTCGATTGGATCAACCAAGGTGTCCCGAAGAGTGCCACTGTTCCCAACGACCGATCGACCTCACAGTTGTTGTCAACTGTACCGGCCGGGGTCTCATCAGGATTCCACAACTACCGCATCCGGAAACCTTCGGATACAGTTCCATCGAGCTGCACATCGACAACAACTCAATCAACGAACTTCCCACCGAAGGCTTGTCTGCAGTATCCATGCTGTTCACTCGGAACAACTCCATTTCTCAACTGAAAAACCTTCCGAGCAATCTCCGAGTTCTAGATGTATCTATGAACCGCCTAACAACACTAGACGCCATCACCATTCAAGCTCTCAACGGCAGCCTTCCGCTGGAACGACTACACCTAGGTTCGAATCCGTGGCAGTGTGACTGCAGCTCTGCGCCCTTCCTGGACTTTGTCCAACAGACTTACCAGCTGATCGCTGACACAATCCACATCACATGTCCAAACGGCCAGCGACTCGTTGCCTTCTCCGTCGTAGAACTGTGCAAGGAACGCTGGATCATGATCGTCGCCGTATCACTCAGCATTCTAGTCCTAGGCCTCTTCGTCGGAATTTCAACCGCCCTCTGCTTCGCTTACAACAACGAAATCAAAATCTGGCTCTTCAAGCGCAATCTTCTCATGTGCTGGGTCACCGAGCAGGAAGTGGACAAGGACAAGCAATTCGATGCGTTCATATCGTATTCGCATCACGACGAAGACTTCGTAGCGAATCACCTGGTGCCGACGCTGGAGCAACCACCGATGAACTTCCGAACGTGTTGGCACGTGCGCGATTGGACACCCGGCGAGTTGATAACCGAGCAGATGACCCAATCCATAAGTGAGTCGCGGCGGACAATCGTGGTTCTGTCCAAGGGTTTTCTGGAATCGGTGTGGGCCCGAATGGAGTTCCGAACGGCGCACTTGAACTCAATCGCCGAGAGACGATCCCGGGTAATTGTGATCCTTTACGAACACTTTGGGGACATTGAACAGCTGGATGCAGACTTGAAGGCATACTTGAGGACCAATACGTACATTAGATGGGGTGATCCATGGTTTTGGGATCGGCTGCAGTACGCAATGCCTCATGCTCCGAGGATCAGAGGCGTGAAGGAGCTGCGGTGTGCGAGGAGCTACGAGCTTGGGTTGTTCGAAGACCGGATGGAGATGTCCAAGTCGCAAATTATAGCTTACGATGCGTTTCGAGGGTACCTGAATCCGACATTGAGCCGTTCGATAGGAAGGTCACTGGAGGAGTTCGACGGAGATGGAAACTTTGAAGGGGTGGATGCGCTCGACAGTAGATGTTTCGATGAGCTGATCATTATCATAACTAAAGAAAGTGAAGTGTAG